GAATTTTTATTACACTCGATATTTGAGAAGAAGACAGGATTTATCCGTGAGACTACGGAGAAATTCGGTATATCCCGTCAGGCGGTAAACCGCTATCTACAATCTTTGATGGAACAAGACATCGTAGAAAAAAAGGGTTCAGGACGGAATACTGAATATTTTTTAAAGAAGACAAGGTTTTCAATTCTTTTAAATGTAGATGAAAATTTAGAAGAAGATTTAGTATGGCGAAAAGAAGTCCTACCGAAACTTCCCGAACTAAAACAGAATGTGCTCGATATCTGCCAATATGGTTTTACCGAAATGCTGAATAACGTTATCGATCACTCAGAATCTAATACTGTATTAATAGATATATCTTTTGACAGTATTTTTATTATATTTTGGATATCCGATTTAGGTGTGGGTATTTTTAATAAAATTCAAAACGACTTAGGTTTAGCATCCCCGCGAGAATCAATTATCGAATTGGAAAAGGGGAAGTTCACTTCTGATCCAAAACATCATTCGGGTGAGGGAATATTTTTTACCTCACGTGCGTTTGATAAATTTGGGATTTTATCTGAAGATTTGCAATTTTATAGTAAGTATTCTAACGATATGTTTATTCTAACCCCCAATCCTCTAAATTCTTTTTCCGAAGGTACAATAGTGAAAATGGGAATATATAGAGATTCTAAAACTCAAATAGCTAATGTATTTTCAAAATACACGGATAATGAAACTGACTATGGATTCTCAAAAACTGAAGTCTATGTTGACCTAATGTTATCAAAAGGAGAGAATCTTATTTCTCGTTCACAAGCAAAACGATTACTAAATGGATTTGAGAAATTTAAAACTATTATTCTTGTTTTCGATAATATTGAATCGATAGGTCAGGGATTCGCAGATGAGATTTTCAGAGTCTTTAAAAACAACCATCCCGATATAGAAATCATCCCCACTCACGCCGGCGAAGATGTCATGCGGATGATCATGCACGTCTTACGGTCCGACAAGTCTCCCGCTACCGCGGAAGACAAGCTCACCGGCCGAAGCAAAGGGAAAGATTAACAATAAACAAACTATGCTATATTCGAATTGTTAAAATATTTTATCCCCGATTCCATACCGTCATTTCCCATTTTTACCCAAATCTGCTATAATAACGTACTAAAAATAAGGATTGTCTATGAACAACGAGATTAAAAGAATCGAATCACCCGGCGCCCCGAAAGCGGTCGGGCCGTACTCCCAGGCTATCGAGGCGGGAGATTTCCTGTTCCTGTCCGGGCAGTTACCGATGACCCCGTCGGGCGAGATGGTCCCGGGCGACGTAGCCGCGCAGACCGAGCAGGTGCTGAAGAATGTCGGCGCGATACTCCAGATACGCGGGCTTACTTTAGCCGATGTCGTCAAGTCCGAGGTATTCCTGAAGGATTTGGAGGATTTCGCTAAGATGAACGAGGTCTATATGCGCTACTTCCGCGAATCGGTAAAACCCGCGCGTTCGACCCTGCAGGTCGCGCGTATCCCGAAAGACGCGCTGGTAGAGATCGCCTGCGTCGCGTATATCAAAAAATAACCGGACGGCGTCCCGGCATGGCGGAACGCAGCCCGTTTCCCATGCCGGACTCGGTTCGATAAAATACCTTCCCGCCTATTCTGGGCGCCTGAACTCACGAATGACCGCTGAATCGGAAAACCGATAAAAGCGGTATCTATTCTGCCTACAGTCAACTTACCAATACCGATCTGTAAAATCAGGGTTTATTATATTATCCTAATAAACGGATTATTGACAGACGGGCGTTTTCAAAGTAAAATCTATATATGACAATAAGTTACCCCAAGGAGCCCGTGATGAGCGAGGGTTTGCCCCAGAGTTATAATCCCAAGGAATTCGAAGAAGCCCTGTACCGTTTCTGGACGGACGAGGGATATTTTCATAGCGAGGTGAATCCGGCTAAGAAACCGTACACTATCGTGATACCGCCCCCGAATGTCACCGGGATGCTCCACATGGGGCATATCCTGAACAACACGATTCAGGATATCCTCATCCGTTACCACCGGATGAACGGGTACGAGGCGTGCTGGATACCCGGCACCGACCATGCCTCTATCGCGACCGAGTCGAAGGTCGTGAAATGGCTCGCCGAGAGCGGCATCTCCAAGGAGAAGATCGGGCGCGAGAAGTTCCTCGAATACGCCCGCGACTGGAAGGACAAGTACGGCGGCATTATTATCAGCCAGCTCAAACGGATGGGGGCGTCCTGCGACTGGGAACGCGAACGTTTCACTATGGACGACGGGTATTATAAGGCCGTTATCCACGCGTTCGTCGACCTCTATAAAAAGGGTTACATCTATAAGGGATACCGCCTCGTGAACTGGTGCCCGGTCTCCAAATCGGCTATCTCCGAGGAGGAGGTCTATTACCAGGAGGTCAAGGGCAGCCTGTGGTATATCCATTACCCCGTCAAGGACTCGGATGAGATCATCACGATCGCGACGACGCGCCCCGAGACCCTTCTCGGCGATACGGCGGTCGCGGTGAATCCCAAGGATAAACGCTACCAGCGCCTGATCGGCAAGACCGCCATCCTGCCGATTGTCGGGCGGGAAATCCCCATCATCGGGGACGAGTATGTCGATATGGACTTCGGCACGGGCGCGCTGAAGGTGACCCCCGCGCACGACCCCAACGACTACGAGCTCGCCAAGAAGCACGATCTCGAGATCATCAATATTATGAATATCGACGCTACCCTCAACGAACGCGTTCCCGACGAGTTCCGCGGCCTCGACCGTTACGAGGCACGCGAGGCGGTGGTGCAGAAGCTCAAGGAACTCAAGCTCCTCGTCAAGACCGAGGACTATACCAATAACGTCGGCTACAGCGAACGCGGGCATGTGCCTATCGAACCGCTTCTGTCCGAGCAGTGGTTTATGCGGATGGAGGAACTGGTCAAGCCCGCGATTGAAAAGGTCAGGGACGGCTCGATCAAACTGTATCCCGAACGATGGGTAAAGACCTATTTCCACTGGCTCGAAAATGTCCGCGACTGGTGCATCTCCCGCCAGCTCTGGTGGGGGCATCGTATCCCGGTATACTACTGCGCCGATTGCGGGTTTTACGATGCGTACGAGACCGCGCCGAAGAAGTGCGAAAAGTGCGGATCGGCGAAGATACGGCAGGACGAAGACGTGCTCGATACATGGGCGTCCTCGTGGCTGTGGCCGTTCGCGGTGCATAGCTGGCCGGAAAAGGACGCCGACCTTGATTATTACTACCCCACCAATACGCTCGTGACCGCGCCGGATATTATTTTCTTCTGGGTCGCGCGCATGATTATCGCGGGGCAGGAGTTCCTCGGGAAAATCCCGTTCGATAAGGTCTATTTTACCGGGCTGGTGCGCGACGAGCAGGGGCGCAAGATGAGCAAGTCGCTCGGCAACTCGCCCGACCCGCTCGACGTGATCGCCGAATACGGCGCCGACGCGCTCCGTTATACGGTCATCCGTCTCGCGCCTATCGGCAACGATATCCTCTACAGCAACGAAAAATGCGAGCTCGGACGTAACTTCGCGAATAAGATCTGGAACGCGTCGAAATTTATCCTGCTGAACGCGGAAAATATCAAGACCCAGGAACTGTCTAAGATCGAGTTCGACGATATCGATAAATGGATACTCACCCGTTATAATAAAACAATCTCGAAGGTGCGCGACGAGATCGAGGGATTCCGTTTTAACGACGCGACTATATCGCTCTACGAGTTCATCTGGAACGATTTCTGCGACTGGTATATCGAAGCGTCTAAGATAAAAATCTACAACGGCGCCGACGCGGAGAAAGCCGGCAAGGTCGCCGTGCTCCTCTTTGTCCTCGACGGCGCTCTCAAACTTCTCCATCCGGTCATGCCGTTTGTCACCGAGAAAATCTGCCGGGCATTGCCCGGCGCGGGAAAAACGATTATGACCGCCGAATATCCCGCATATAACGAAAAATTTGTGTTCGAGCGCGAGGAGTCGGATATCGAGTGGGTCAAGCAGGTCATCTACACGATCCGTAATATCCGCGGCGAGAAAGGGATACCCCCGCACGTGCAGGTCGCGGTTAAAATTCAGCCCGACGAGGAGTCGTCCGCGCCGCGTATCGACAAGAACCGCGAACTGATACTCCGCCTGTCCAAGGCGTCGTCCGCCGACACGGTTTCCGGCTACGCAAAGGCCGATAACGAGGTCGCGGGTATCGGGCCGGGATTCCGGCTTTTCATCTCGCTCGAGGGGGTGATCGATGTCCCGAAAGAGCGCGAAAAGCTGAAAAAGGAGATCGAGCGTACCGAGGGCTCCATCAAGGGCACGAAGGCCAAGCTGTCGAACGCGAAGTTTGTCGGGCAGGCTCCGGCGGATATAGTGGAGAAGGAGCGGGGGAAGCTCGCCTATCTCGAAACGGAGCTGGAGAAGCTGAAAAGCAACCTCGCCGCGCTGAAGTGACAGCCCCTCGACGGGCACGGGGTGACAGGATATCATTGCGATGCCGCGCTACAATTATTTATGAAGCGCGGTAGAAGCAATCTGTTTTGTTCGCGGCGACAGCCCCTCCGGCGGGCTCGGGATGACAGGAGATAAGAAAAAGATAAGGGGAAACTTATGATACTCACTGGCGGCGAGATACTGAAAGAGATGCAGGCGGGAAATATATCGATCGAACCGTACGACCGCGCGCGCCTCAACCCCAACTCGTACAACCTATGCCTCCATCCGACGCTGCATATGCTGTCGGACGATGTGCTGGATATGAAAAAGAAGTGCGCTACGAAGGAAATTGTGATCCCGGAAAGCGGATTCCGCCTCGATCCCGGACGGCTCTATCTCGGACGGACGGTGGAGTTTACTAAGTCGCTCAAGCACGTGCCCCTTCTCGAGGGGCGTTCCAGTATCGGCCGCCTCGGCATATCGATCCATGCCACCGCGGGGTTCGGCGACGTGGGCTTCCGCGGATTCTGGACCCTCGAGATATCGGTCGTCCAGCCGGTCATTATCTACCCCCTGATCGAAATCTGCCAGATTTATTATACCGAGGTCAAGGGCGAACTGATGGAATATAAAGGAAAGTACCAGAATAATCAGGGAATACAAGTCAGCCAGATTTTTAACGAATTATAACCGCAATTTCACTTTTGTATGTTTTCATGCGATAATAGTATGGTCACTTCTAAAAACCCTCTTTTCTACCAAATTTAAAGGAAAAGAGGACAAGGAATTGACCATTGGGTGTATCTTAAAGATATATCATAAGTAATGTTAAATGTGTTAATAGTTTTTAGAACCGCCCATATGTTATAACTCTGCTGTGCGGAGAACGAATTAAAATGTTTGAAAAAGACAAGCTCAAAGAAGTCGACGTCAATTTCCTGAAACCCGGCTCGATACTCTCCGGCATCCTTTTCGATGAAAAGGGGACGATGCTCTGGCCCGCGCGTAAACCGTTAACCGACGTCTTTATATCCAAACTGAAAGTGAAGGGTATAGAGAGGGTTTATTATGTCCCGCCGAAATGGAAGAGCGAAGGCGAACAGACCCCGTTGTTCAGTACCGAATCGCTCACGTTCGCGCAGGAAGCCCTCGACGAAATGGTCACCCAGATCAAATTCGGCAAAATCCCCGAGCTGAAAAACGCCCGTCTGACTATCGAGAAGCTCTTCCACGATATGGAGCTGAATACCAACGGATTTCTCAACCTGATGGTGCTCAAGGACTACGATACCTACACTTATACCCATTCCATCAACGTCGGGCTCCTGTCGATGTTCCTCACGAAACAGCTCGGTTTTAACACCTACTTCGTCCAGGAGATCGCCCTGGGGGGATTTCTCCACGATATCGGGAAGATCAAGATACCGACGAAGATCGTGAACAAGCACGGCAACCTTACCGACGAGGAGTTTAAGATCATGAAGAACCACCCCGTCTACGGGTTCAAGCTGGTGAAGGACGACCCGTCCCTCAGCAACTATGTCAAGAAGGTCGTATTGTTCCATCACGAAAAATGGGCGGGCGGGGGATACCCCCTCGGGCTGAAGGCCGACGCTATCGGGAACTTCGCGCAGATTGTCGCGGTATCCGACGTGTACGACGCGCTCACCACCGAGCGTTCCTATAAAAAGCCCTATTCCATCAACGACGCGTTACTCTATGTGATGCGGAATACGAACACGCACTTCTGTTCCTACATCTCCCAGCGTTTCATCTACGAGATGTCCCTGCGTTACGAACTCGGCTCGTTCTATCCGGTCGGCGCGTTCGTCCAGCTCACCACCGGGGAGATCGGGTATATCACAGGGAAGGATAAAGAGTACACGATGAGACCGGAAGTGGCTATCCTGAAGAACCAGAAGGGCGTACCGTTGCGGGTGCCGATCCAGATCGACCTCAAACGGGATACCTCCCGCCAGATCAGCAAGACGATCGACGAGCCGGAGGAGATCGAGAAGCTGTCATATTTATTGTAGAGATATTTCCATCCGAAACACCCCTATTTAGAATAAATCATTAAAATCCCTCTTAATCATCGACCGGTAAACTCATGCGTTTTATTTTCTTTCTTTCCCACAGGGGAAAGAAAGAAACAAAGTAAGGCTGCCGCGCAGGATAAAGCTTAAAAGCGAAGCAGGGTACTCCGATTCGGGCACAACTCCTTCCTCGCGTAGCTCGGTCGTCAAACAAGTGCCCTTATTCGGATTACCCTGTAGAAGGAAGCGCTTTATAAAGCGCGGAGAAAGGCAAAAGCAACAGCCGAAAAATTAATGATTTCGGAGGCCGAGTATCCCGAAGGGATGTATCGAGGCCATAGAGGCGGTTCTGTATTTTCTCCCGCCGCTGTGCCGTGTTTCTGGGTTCGCAGCCTGTCCCCTAAGGATTTGCCGGAGGGGGAAGGAAAAGGAATACTTTATCTATTGCGTCATATCCATCTTCTTATACTTCAGCATATACCCGTTATCACCCTTGACCGACCAGACGACATGCGCGATATTCTTGCTGTCGACCGCGATCGCGGTATACCCGTCGGACTTGCTCTCGTCGAGCGTCACGACTTTCCATGCGATCCCGCCCGCCAGACGGTAGGCGTAATCGAACTCGGCGCCGTTTTTAGAGTAGTACGCCAGATGGAGCGCGGAGGTTTTATCGGCGGCGAACGACGTATTGACCGCCCAATCCTTGATCCCCTGCAGGCCGGAAACAACCCATTTCGCGTCCTTCCGCTTGACCGCCATCTTGATCAGCTTCTCCTGACGCTCGGTGAATACGATAATCACGGTCTCGTCCGGGAGAACCGCGATCCCCGTGTATTCCTTATCGCGGTTGAAGAGCTTATTATCGTCCGATGCGATCTGCTGGTTCATCCAACCGGTCACCCCGATCTGGGTGGAGCCGTAATGCAGGTCGGACGTACCGCCGTATGCGATATTGATATTACTGCCGATTATCTGTATCGACGGGTCGCATCCGCGTTGGGGAAGATCCGCCATCTGGGTGTTGGCTTTCTCGAACTGCCACTCCCCGCCGAGGGGCTTATAGAAATAGATCGGGACATATTCCCCGCGGAAAATACCGCCCCCTATAATATGCACGCCGCCCCAATCGTCGGCCTTCATATCGATGGAATGATAGACCGTATCGATCGCGCGGTAGACATAAACCGCTTCCTCGGAAACCTCGAAATTGGTGAGATTCCACTTATCGGTGCCGGCCGCGAGAAAGCCGTAAACGACCTTCTTATTGATATTCGGGTAGAATAGATAAATATTATCCTTATTATCGACAGCGGCCGCGATCAGCCCGGTGGTCATAAAATTCGACCCGCCGGAACCGATGGTATAGATATCCCAATACCCCTGACCGGGTTTCATCCGCGCGAATTTGACCGCGCCCTTATCCTCGTTGAGATAGAACGCGTATAACGTATCGTCCGTACCGCAGAGCAGCTTGACGAACTTACCCTGCCCTAACGGCCCGCCCTTTCCGCTGATCGTACCCTCGTCGATAGAACGTTCTGTCGCGGGGATAATCTTGTCCCCGCCAGCATCCTTCTTCTCGCCGGAGCCGCAGGAAGTTATCCCTGCCGCGATCAGTATTACCGTAAAAAATATATATATCGGTTTTCCAAAATTCTCCCAAAAACGCATCTGTCTCTCCTTTTCTATCCATGACTAAACATTGAAATATTATGATACACTTACTGAGAGGTTCTGTCAAGAAATAAAAAAGAAAACAGCACAAAGCATAATGCACGACAGTGTTGTGTAATTCAATTTCATTCTTGACATTTCGCTTTTAAAACATTATCATAATCCATGAAACGCGGTATACGAATATTGACTATTCTGGGGTTGTTTTTACCGGGAATCCTGTTTGCCTCGCCCGATTTAACGGAAAGTACCAATCCCGGTCTGTTCCCGCTGAAAAACGGATGGGAATACCGATGGGGCGATTCGCCGTTCACCCCGCAGGGCGTGCCCGAGTGGACGATAACGCGGGATGACGCCAATCAATGGACTCCCTTCTCGCTCACGAGCGACCCTGAGAATACCGGAAACCACCTGTATATGTGGGAACGCGTCATACTGCCGGAGATTCACTGGAAAGACGCATGCCTTTTTATCTATTCCGTCGACCAGATCTATGAGGTATATCTCGGGAATATACTGATCTCCCGTTTCGGCGACCTGAACGCCAAACCCCCGCATGCCTTTATCGGCTACGGCGAGCATACGATCCACCTGCCGGAGGGATACGAGGGAAAGACCCTGTACTTCCGGGTGTATTCGGAAATCCACCGTATCGGGATACTGCGGGAGATATACATGGGCTCCGAGGGCGATTATTTCCGTTACCTGATCGCCAACCGGATCGACTCGTTTTTCCTGGGGTTTATTTCCATCCTCGTGGGAGTGTTCGCGCTCGTCATTTTTTTCATCGGTATCAAGCTCCGCGACCGGAGCAACTACCTGATATTCAGCGGCACGGAACTGGTGCTGGGGATATTTCTCGTATGCCAGTCGTACTTTAAGGTCGTCCTGTACCCGGACTATATATTCTGGCAATACCTCGACCTGAGCGCGACAATGGCGCTCCCCGCGATGGCGAGCCTGTACCTTCGGCAGATACTCGAACTCCGTTTCCGCAAATTCATCGACATCGTGATATGGGCGCACGCGGCGTTCTTCGCGGTAACATGGATACTCGAGCTGACGGGGCTGGTTCACCTGCTCACGGCGCTGAAGTTTTATGAAATCCTCGCGCTCGTATCGATAGTGATTATCGTCACCGTCTCGGTCATCTCCGCCCTTCGCGGGAACGTCCAGACGCGGATATTCTGCTTCGGATTCATCGCGCTCGCGGTGATGGCCGGATTCGACCTGATGGTCGAACTTCAGATTTTTCCGCGGACAATCACCCTATTCTCATGGGGCGCGTTCCTGTTCTCCGTGTCGCTCGCGGTCATCCTCTTCCGTAATTATTCGTCGATGAAGCACCAGCTTGTCATGTCGGAAAAAGAGCTTGAGATCGCCCGTTCGGTACAGGAAGCGATTCTCACCAGCCCGCTCCTCTATAAAAAGATCGATAAACTGGATATCGAAGTCCGTTATCTCCCGATGAACAAGGCGGTCGGCGGAGACTACTATAATATCGCGCGTCTGCGTGACGGTATCGCGTCGATCATAGTCGCCGACGCTTCCGGGCACGGCACCCAGGCGGCGTTATCCACTATGCAGATCGACGTGCTGAACAAGGAGAGCCTCGATATCCTGCATCCCAACGAGCGGCTGGAATATATGAACGAGTCCCTTTCGGAACGGATCGGCGGGCGTAACTTTTTCACCGCGTTCCTGATAAACATCAACCCCAAAGAAATCCTTTTCTCCAGCGCGGGGCATCCGATACAGTACATTGTCAAGAAAGGGAAGAAAATAGTCGAGCTCCACGCGCGCGGCAAACCGCTCGGATTCCTGACCGGGCATAACTTCGAGCTCGGTAAACAGACTTTTTCCGCGGGGGATATCATAGTTATGGGAACCGACGGCCTGTTCGAGGAATTCAACACCGTGCACGAAATGCTCGGAGAGGAAGGATTCAAGGAAATAATCGGGAGCCTGATCGAACAGAAGGTGTTTCTGTTATCGCCCGATAAGATTGCGGCGAGAATTCTCGACGAGATCGAGCGTTTTAACGACGGCGCGCCGTTGGCCGACGATATTACGCTGATAGTGGTCAAGTACCTCGGGTAGTCATCTATTATATCTTTACGCCGCCGAACAGGGCGAATATCCCGTGCTTCAGGCAGCATTCGACATCGCGGTAACCGATTTGTTCGCTATTTTCATCGAGCCAGTTATTTTTCATAAGGCGCGACTCCTTTTTGTAAAATCAAGGATATATTATACCATAAACCCAGATAATTTCCATAATACGGATTGTTGCTGCGATTGCTTGCGATAACCTTTTTGTTTCGTTATGCTAAATCGAGAAAAGAATGTTTCGAGGTTGTATGATTTCTTCGGCTGATTCAGGTTTTCGGTTAATGATCGATGGAACGGAATATTTCGTCAG
The sequence above is drawn from the Brevinematales bacterium genome and encodes:
- a CDS encoding dCTP deaminase, which produces MILTGGEILKEMQAGNISIEPYDRARLNPNSYNLCLHPTLHMLSDDVLDMKKKCATKEIVIPESGFRLDPGRLYLGRTVEFTKSLKHVPLLEGRSSIGRLGISIHATAGFGDVGFRGFWTLEISVVQPVIIYPLIEICQIYYTEVKGELMEYKGKYQNNQGIQVSQIFNEL
- a CDS encoding valine--tRNA ligase, whose protein sequence is MSEGLPQSYNPKEFEEALYRFWTDEGYFHSEVNPAKKPYTIVIPPPNVTGMLHMGHILNNTIQDILIRYHRMNGYEACWIPGTDHASIATESKVVKWLAESGISKEKIGREKFLEYARDWKDKYGGIIISQLKRMGASCDWERERFTMDDGYYKAVIHAFVDLYKKGYIYKGYRLVNWCPVSKSAISEEEVYYQEVKGSLWYIHYPVKDSDEIITIATTRPETLLGDTAVAVNPKDKRYQRLIGKTAILPIVGREIPIIGDEYVDMDFGTGALKVTPAHDPNDYELAKKHDLEIINIMNIDATLNERVPDEFRGLDRYEAREAVVQKLKELKLLVKTEDYTNNVGYSERGHVPIEPLLSEQWFMRMEELVKPAIEKVRDGSIKLYPERWVKTYFHWLENVRDWCISRQLWWGHRIPVYYCADCGFYDAYETAPKKCEKCGSAKIRQDEDVLDTWASSWLWPFAVHSWPEKDADLDYYYPTNTLVTAPDIIFFWVARMIIAGQEFLGKIPFDKVYFTGLVRDEQGRKMSKSLGNSPDPLDVIAEYGADALRYTVIRLAPIGNDILYSNEKCELGRNFANKIWNASKFILLNAENIKTQELSKIEFDDIDKWILTRYNKTISKVRDEIEGFRFNDATISLYEFIWNDFCDWYIEASKIKIYNGADAEKAGKVAVLLFVLDGALKLLHPVMPFVTEKICRALPGAGKTIMTAEYPAYNEKFVFEREESDIEWVKQVIYTIRNIRGEKGIPPHVQVAVKIQPDEESSAPRIDKNRELILRLSKASSADTVSGYAKADNEVAGIGPGFRLFISLEGVIDVPKEREKLKKEIERTEGSIKGTKAKLSNAKFVGQAPADIVEKERGKLAYLETELEKLKSNLAALK
- a CDS encoding RidA family protein, which produces MNNEIKRIESPGAPKAVGPYSQAIEAGDFLFLSGQLPMTPSGEMVPGDVAAQTEQVLKNVGAILQIRGLTLADVVKSEVFLKDLEDFAKMNEVYMRYFRESVKPARSTLQVARIPKDALVEIACVAYIKK
- a CDS encoding HD-GYP domain-containing protein — encoded protein: MFEKDKLKEVDVNFLKPGSILSGILFDEKGTMLWPARKPLTDVFISKLKVKGIERVYYVPPKWKSEGEQTPLFSTESLTFAQEALDEMVTQIKFGKIPELKNARLTIEKLFHDMELNTNGFLNLMVLKDYDTYTYTHSINVGLLSMFLTKQLGFNTYFVQEIALGGFLHDIGKIKIPTKIVNKHGNLTDEEFKIMKNHPVYGFKLVKDDPSLSNYVKKVVLFHHEKWAGGGYPLGLKADAIGNFAQIVAVSDVYDALTTERSYKKPYSINDALLYVMRNTNTHFCSYISQRFIYEMSLRYELGSFYPVGAFVQLTTGEIGYITGKDKEYTMRPEVAILKNQKGVPLRVPIQIDLKRDTSRQISKTIDEPEEIEKLSYLL
- a CDS encoding DUF4325 domain-containing protein, giving the protein MSLPKETREEIKEFLLHSIFEKKTGFIRETTEKFGISRQAVNRYLQSLMEQDIVEKKGSGRNTEYFLKKTRFSILLNVDENLEEDLVWRKEVLPKLPELKQNVLDICQYGFTEMLNNVIDHSESNTVLIDISFDSIFIIFWISDLGVGIFNKIQNDLGLASPRESIIELEKGKFTSDPKHHSGEGIFFTSRAFDKFGILSEDLQFYSKYSNDMFILTPNPLNSFSEGTIVKMGIYRDSKTQIANVFSKYTDNETDYGFSKTEVYVDLMLSKGENLISRSQAKRLLNGFEKFKTIILVFDNIESIGQGFADEIFRVFKNNHPDIEIIPTHAGEDVMRMIMHVLRSDKSPATAEDKLTGRSKGKD
- a CDS encoding SpoIIE family protein phosphatase; the protein is MTILGLFLPGILFASPDLTESTNPGLFPLKNGWEYRWGDSPFTPQGVPEWTITRDDANQWTPFSLTSDPENTGNHLYMWERVILPEIHWKDACLFIYSVDQIYEVYLGNILISRFGDLNAKPPHAFIGYGEHTIHLPEGYEGKTLYFRVYSEIHRIGILREIYMGSEGDYFRYLIANRIDSFFLGFISILVGVFALVIFFIGIKLRDRSNYLIFSGTELVLGIFLVCQSYFKVVLYPDYIFWQYLDLSATMALPAMASLYLRQILELRFRKFIDIVIWAHAAFFAVTWILELTGLVHLLTALKFYEILALVSIVIIVTVSVISALRGNVQTRIFCFGFIALAVMAGFDLMVELQIFPRTITLFSWGAFLFSVSLAVILFRNYSSMKHQLVMSEKELEIARSVQEAILTSPLLYKKIDKLDIEVRYLPMNKAVGGDYYNIARLRDGIASIIVADASGHGTQAALSTMQIDVLNKESLDILHPNERLEYMNESLSERIGGRNFFTAFLININPKEILFSSAGHPIQYIVKKGKKIVELHARGKPLGFLTGHNFELGKQTFSAGDIIVMGTDGLFEEFNTVHEMLGEEGFKEIIGSLIEQKVFLLSPDKIAARILDEIERFNDGAPLADDITLIVVKYLG